In Pedobacter sp. W3I1, one DNA window encodes the following:
- a CDS encoding HEAT repeat domain-containing protein: MIFFEVLLSFFFALAICLITFLSFYLFVRKTWRREYVKWDRMIDLLLRKTIFFHEDNAGQLALIPVTRRLKANLENKRFCKQFVKKIIAAKRNMSGRYGENLRHLYIQLGLDKKALRLLESRKWHVLAYAIQQIGTMGLKEHLTRIYRYTNNKNDLVRIEAQIAVLNLFGFEGLRFLDIISYQMTEWQQIRLLKELSTVPQAELTGIDKWLTSGNPSVVIFALKLVRNYHRYELYENTVSCLDHGDVSVRKQAISTLTEIYTESTSEELLSRFDAETYKNQIAILNAIAVIGGVQNVSTLLGYLGAEKHEMKFAVARALVNGSATGLEYLINDPRSKTYPLRDMIPQLKSEIKW; encoded by the coding sequence ATGATTTTTTTTGAAGTACTGCTATCATTTTTCTTCGCGCTGGCGATCTGCCTGATCACATTTCTTTCTTTTTATTTATTTGTCAGAAAAACCTGGAGAAGGGAATATGTTAAGTGGGACAGGATGATAGATCTGCTACTTCGTAAAACTATATTCTTTCATGAGGACAATGCGGGGCAACTGGCTTTAATTCCCGTAACCCGACGGTTAAAAGCCAACCTGGAGAACAAGAGATTTTGTAAGCAATTTGTGAAAAAAATTATTGCAGCGAAGCGTAACATGTCAGGGCGGTATGGTGAAAACCTGCGTCATTTATACATTCAGCTTGGTTTGGATAAAAAGGCACTCCGATTACTGGAAAGCCGAAAATGGCATGTGCTGGCTTATGCTATTCAGCAGATTGGAACGATGGGCCTTAAAGAGCATCTCACCAGGATATACCGTTATACCAATAATAAAAATGACCTGGTTCGGATTGAGGCACAGATTGCCGTACTGAATCTTTTTGGGTTCGAAGGACTTCGTTTCCTTGATATCATCTCGTACCAGATGACGGAGTGGCAGCAGATCAGGCTTTTAAAAGAATTGTCTACAGTACCACAGGCCGAGTTGACGGGAATTGACAAATGGCTAACCTCCGGCAATCCGAGTGTTGTCATTTTTGCCCTTAAATTAGTCCGGAATTATCATCGATATGAGCTTTATGAGAACACTGTAAGTTGCCTCGATCATGGCGATGTCAGTGTGCGGAAACAGGCGATTTCAACATTAACCGAAATATATACTGAAAGTACATCAGAAGAACTGCTGAGCAGGTTCGATGCAGAAACCTACAAAAATCAGATCGCTATCCTGAATGCGATCGCAGTGATTGGCGGGGTGCAAAATGTTTCAACGCTGCTAGGTTACCTGGGAGCCGAGAAGCACGAAATGAAATTTGCGGTTGCGCGCGCGCTTGTCAACGGTAGTGCTACTGGCCTGGAATACCTGATTAACGATCCCAGATCGAAAACTTACCCCTTAAGAGACATGATTCCTCAACTAAAAAGCGAGATTAAATGGTGA
- a CDS encoding DEAD/DEAH box helicase translates to MQILSPTAAHSPAKKLYPYQQHAIETLFEKMQTGADQLRLLYQLPTGGGKTVIFSEIADRFIKEYRKKVIVLTHRQELCKQTSLALKNTGVFNKVVDSTVKRIAKKDYYYCYVAMVETLKHRIDDGLIDTGGVGLVIVDEAHHNSFHKLLKKFPGARIIGVTATPFSADAALPMKSFYSELVLGEQISSLIEQGFLAKPKSFGYEVELNTLNRGMHGDFTVSSSDELYSSKVMLDLLLHAYREHALGKKTLIFNNGIFTSRKVLEVFQQAGYPIRHLDNQTENAERVEILKWFKKTKGAILTSVSILTTGFDEPSVQSVILNRATTSLTLYHQMIGRGARRLPGKKTFNIIDLGNNVERFGEWDAPVDWQHVFESPEIYHQILAKASDDIHQMPAEMRNRFPNSTGIAFDVLAAYQTAMEKGEKAKTVLRDSIRQHAMMCTDNAETVSKAFELAQELDKEIDWRIKQYGKCMGAVTKNYIKWLGSDYRSRLHGLIEKIMSRRAAMRAAV, encoded by the coding sequence ATGCAGATTTTATCTCCCACGGCTGCGCATAGCCCGGCAAAAAAATTATATCCCTATCAGCAGCATGCGATCGAAACCCTGTTTGAAAAAATGCAGACCGGGGCTGATCAGCTGCGCTTGCTCTACCAGCTGCCTACAGGTGGCGGCAAAACAGTTATCTTTTCCGAAATTGCCGATCGTTTTATAAAGGAATACCGAAAGAAGGTAATTGTGCTGACCCACCGGCAGGAGTTATGCAAACAGACTTCGCTGGCATTGAAAAACACAGGCGTTTTTAATAAAGTAGTAGACAGCACAGTTAAACGGATAGCCAAAAAAGATTATTATTACTGTTATGTGGCCATGGTTGAAACCCTTAAACACAGGATCGATGATGGTTTAATCGATACCGGAGGGGTAGGCCTTGTGATTGTAGATGAGGCCCATCACAATTCCTTCCACAAACTGCTTAAAAAATTTCCAGGCGCCAGGATAATCGGGGTAACGGCCACACCTTTTTCGGCAGATGCAGCGCTTCCGATGAAAAGCTTTTACAGTGAGCTGGTGCTTGGAGAGCAGATAAGTTCCCTGATCGAACAGGGTTTTTTGGCAAAGCCAAAGAGTTTTGGCTATGAGGTAGAACTCAATACGCTGAACAGGGGCATGCACGGTGATTTTACGGTAAGCAGCTCCGATGAGCTATATTCATCCAAAGTAATGCTCGATCTTCTGCTCCATGCCTACAGGGAACATGCTCTTGGGAAAAAGACATTGATTTTCAATAACGGCATTTTTACCTCACGAAAGGTATTGGAAGTTTTTCAGCAGGCCGGTTATCCCATACGCCACCTGGATAACCAGACAGAAAATGCAGAACGGGTTGAAATATTAAAATGGTTTAAAAAAACAAAGGGAGCGATATTAACATCAGTATCCATATTAACTACTGGTTTTGATGAACCGTCTGTGCAATCGGTTATCCTGAACCGTGCTACTACCTCACTTACCCTTTATCACCAGATGATCGGCAGGGGAGCAAGGCGTTTGCCCGGTAAAAAGACTTTCAATATTATCGACCTTGGCAATAATGTAGAAAGGTTTGGGGAATGGGATGCACCGGTAGACTGGCAGCATGTATTTGAAAGCCCCGAAATCTATCACCAGATCCTGGCAAAGGCAAGCGACGATATCCATCAGATGCCTGCCGAAATGAGGAACAGGTTTCCCAACAGCACGGGGATAGCATTTGATGTGCTCGCGGCCTATCAAACCGCAATGGAGAAAGGGGAAAAAGCAAAAACCGTGCTCCGCGATTCCATCAGGCAACATGCAATGATGTGCACTGACAATGCTGAAACGGTGAGCAAGGCATTTGAATTGGCACAGGAACTCGATAAAGAAATCGACTGGAGGATAAAACAATACGGCAAATGCATGGGTGCAGTAACCAAAAACTATATAAAGTGGTTGGGCAGCGACTACCGGAGCCGTTTGCACGGCCTGATCGAAAAAATAATGTCGAGGCGGGCGGCAATGCGTGCAGCAGTTTAA
- a CDS encoding GNAT family N-acetyltransferase, producing the protein MTLPEKHSAYHYQLNPDLTSIDWQRVLQLFQEINWKHRLAEEIEKAFKMSTSTLFIYDGEMIIAFGRVIGDGRYYAMLADVVVDPAHQGRGLGRYLVMALNSQLENYHFVNLSAAPGADRFYKSLGWKKQTTAYIWPQGPKQLRQHCEKD; encoded by the coding sequence ATGACATTACCAGAAAAACACTCTGCATACCATTATCAGTTAAACCCGGATTTAACCAGCATCGACTGGCAACGTGTACTCCAACTCTTTCAGGAAATTAATTGGAAACACCGCCTGGCCGAAGAGATAGAAAAAGCTTTTAAGATGAGTACTTCCACACTTTTTATCTATGATGGGGAAATGATCATCGCTTTCGGCAGGGTTATAGGTGACGGAAGGTATTATGCCATGCTGGCCGATGTGGTGGTAGACCCAGCCCATCAGGGCCGGGGACTGGGCAGATACCTGGTTATGGCGCTGAACAGCCAGTTAGAAAATTATCATTTCGTTAACCTTAGTGCTGCCCCGGGAGCCGATCGCTTTTATAAGAGCCTGGGGTGGAAAAAGCAGACTACGGCCTATATATGGCCCCAGGGTCCCAAACAGCTGAGGCAACATTGCGAAAAGGATTAA
- a CDS encoding PAS domain S-box protein, translated as MQEDLTTGIRRSYFHEIIGNGHESDFDRVNEMASLICDSRISVISFSDGAEIQHKAIIGLSASQLPAILPLCAYPLNSHETFIVADILSDRRFNEHPEVGDEIKIRFYAGYPLKDANGTVLGSLSVMDTMAKEITASQKRLLLLLIGDIEFLIHGRIKKAENRNISLLFEHSDDLICILDKDLKFKRMNPSFATKFGWTEQELMLRTLLDIVPADGLKEARKIWQTLKNREQQGDPTHQIAIKGGGYRMIEWTATFEEEGGDVFAIGRDVTADIEKNQALKVSEQKSKAFFESSQGLMCTHDLKGKLISLNPSGARSLGYRRTEIVGKSLFDLIPRERHANLRHYLADIVEKGHSTGHMIIKRKSGEERLWLYSNTLQKDLQSEAYVVGNAVDITDQKKLEMDLIHTRDLLEETSGMSKIGGWELNLKDQKLHWSKITREIHGVPDGFIPTIDNAVAFYRPGADRNIILKAINDCMRTGQEWDEELQITDFKGREIWVRAIGKAQMSNQMPIRVYGTIQDIDVQKRAQIEVLESKKLLDEVLSAATGVSIIATDLDGTITVFNKGSERLLGYTAEEMVGKQTPIMFHDQKEVSEICADFSSSAGIEVAGFGFYAQCADSSERERVFTFITKASKRVRVSLSITAIKGSSGSTIGYLGISVDVTQKEAIQRELALEKALLIAFIENAPASVAMVDTNMRFLIASRTWVKAYTQIEGSIKGMSYYKLFPNLSKERKAVHKQVLSGLTIKKEEDVYIDPKNKESHHIAWEMSPWYTSDQSIGGMMIFTHDISASVEHRQELTAARLRADFANYAKSEFLANMSHEIRTPLNGVIGFTDLVLKTQLDDTQHQYLKIVHQSANALLGIINDILDFSKIEAGKFELDIYRCDLYEIAWQASDITNYQIHTKNLEMLLNLQPGLPRFIWADALRLKQVLINLLGNAAKFTAEGEIELKIESLQIKENNHLLRFSVRDTGIGIAKTKQMKIFEAFSQEDSSTTKKYGGTGLGLAISNKLLNMMDSQLRLESEPGKGSTFYFDVTMQCEQGDQVEWIGMESIKKVLIVDDNDNNRQILAEMLALKNISSDHARNGFEALHLLAEGQAYDAVLLDYHMQYMDGLETAAKIRENFPSEFGEIPLILLHSSSDDGTIIKACNDLRIGNKLLKPIKMTDLYLALTRIRTRETFDQIRQHSTSVHTGQSPAYRFLIIEDNEVNRFLTRTLLEKINPKCLIVEAENGALGAAVFQDEVFDLVFMDIQMPEMNGYECARKIRSREEGTKVPIIALTAANVMGEREKSIEAGMDDFITKPVLEENIAAIIDKWLFRTEKPFSDEAIDRPHFDINRLRLYFDDDSVKLHEIIGIAINQLHAALGELDREIRPADYEMVISLAHKLNGMSSTAGLEKLVMISAKLQVIPCSNFAAFLQAVAELRETIASTIPVLERYAG; from the coding sequence ATGCAAGAAGATCTAACAACAGGTATAAGGAGGTCCTATTTCCATGAAATTATAGGCAATGGGCATGAAAGTGATTTTGATCGGGTTAATGAAATGGCCTCACTAATCTGCGATAGCAGGATTTCAGTGATTTCCTTTTCAGATGGTGCCGAAATTCAGCATAAGGCGATTATAGGGCTCAGCGCTAGTCAACTACCGGCTATCCTGCCATTATGCGCATATCCCTTAAATAGCCATGAAACCTTTATCGTAGCGGATATTCTTTCCGACAGGCGTTTTAATGAACATCCGGAGGTAGGTGATGAGATAAAGATCAGGTTCTATGCAGGCTATCCCCTTAAAGATGCTAACGGGACCGTTCTAGGGTCGTTATCAGTGATGGATACCATGGCAAAGGAAATCACAGCGTCACAGAAGAGACTGCTTTTACTGCTTATCGGAGACATCGAATTCCTCATTCATGGAAGGATTAAAAAAGCGGAAAACAGGAATATCAGCCTGCTCTTTGAACATTCTGATGACCTGATCTGTATCCTGGATAAGGACTTGAAATTTAAACGGATGAACCCAAGTTTTGCTACCAAATTTGGCTGGACGGAGCAGGAATTAATGTTGAGAACGCTTTTGGATATTGTACCTGCCGATGGACTTAAGGAAGCCAGGAAGATTTGGCAGACGCTTAAAAACCGTGAACAGCAGGGAGACCCTACGCATCAGATAGCGATAAAGGGTGGTGGGTACAGAATGATTGAATGGACGGCCACATTTGAGGAAGAGGGCGGTGATGTGTTCGCAATAGGCAGGGATGTAACCGCCGATATAGAAAAGAACCAGGCCTTAAAGGTTAGCGAGCAAAAGTCGAAGGCGTTTTTTGAAAGCTCCCAGGGTCTAATGTGCACACATGATCTTAAGGGAAAGTTAATTTCTTTAAACCCCTCAGGGGCAAGATCGCTGGGTTACCGTAGGACGGAAATTGTTGGTAAAAGTCTTTTCGACCTCATTCCCCGGGAAAGGCATGCAAATTTGAGGCACTATTTGGCCGATATAGTTGAAAAGGGCCATTCAACGGGGCACATGATTATTAAGCGTAAATCAGGCGAGGAACGGTTATGGCTGTACTCAAATACTTTGCAAAAAGACCTTCAGAGCGAGGCTTATGTGGTGGGGAATGCGGTGGATATTACTGACCAGAAAAAACTGGAGATGGACTTGATTCATACGAGGGATCTACTTGAGGAGACCAGCGGTATGTCAAAGATAGGTGGATGGGAACTGAACCTCAAGGACCAAAAACTCCATTGGTCTAAAATAACACGCGAAATCCACGGTGTTCCCGATGGATTCATCCCGACTATTGACAATGCAGTAGCTTTTTATAGGCCCGGAGCCGATAGGAATATAATTTTAAAAGCTATTAATGATTGTATGCGTACCGGACAGGAATGGGATGAGGAGCTTCAGATCACTGATTTCAAGGGCCGGGAAATCTGGGTAAGGGCAATAGGCAAGGCTCAAATGTCAAATCAGATGCCTATAAGGGTATATGGCACAATTCAGGATATAGACGTGCAAAAACGTGCCCAGATTGAAGTCCTGGAATCCAAAAAGCTCCTGGATGAAGTGCTCTCGGCGGCCACAGGGGTAAGCATCATTGCAACTGATCTGGATGGGACAATCACGGTATTTAACAAAGGGTCTGAGCGCCTGCTCGGATATACAGCAGAAGAAATGGTCGGAAAACAAACACCCATCATGTTCCATGACCAAAAGGAGGTTTCTGAAATCTGTGCCGATTTCAGCTCCTCAGCGGGCATTGAAGTTGCCGGATTTGGTTTTTATGCGCAGTGTGCAGACAGTTCAGAAAGGGAGAGGGTCTTCACCTTCATTACAAAAGCTTCCAAACGGGTGAGGGTATCACTGTCCATCACTGCTATAAAAGGGAGCAGTGGCAGTACGATTGGCTACTTGGGTATATCTGTAGACGTTACCCAAAAAGAGGCGATTCAGCGTGAACTCGCCCTTGAAAAGGCGCTACTGATTGCCTTCATCGAAAATGCTCCGGCATCAGTGGCCATGGTTGATACCAATATGCGGTTCTTGATCGCGAGCAGAACATGGGTAAAGGCCTATACCCAGATCGAAGGTAGTATCAAGGGAATGTCCTATTATAAACTGTTTCCAAACCTTTCAAAAGAGCGGAAGGCGGTGCATAAACAGGTGCTTAGTGGCCTCACAATTAAAAAAGAAGAGGATGTTTATATCGACCCAAAAAATAAAGAATCACACCATATTGCTTGGGAAATGTCCCCATGGTACACTTCTGATCAATCTATTGGCGGAATGATGATTTTTACGCACGATATTTCTGCAAGCGTCGAGCACCGTCAGGAGCTCACAGCGGCAAGGTTGCGTGCAGATTTTGCTAACTATGCAAAATCTGAGTTCCTGGCGAATATGAGCCATGAGATCAGAACCCCTCTTAACGGCGTAATCGGCTTTACCGATCTGGTATTGAAAACGCAGTTGGATGATACCCAACACCAGTACCTTAAAATTGTCCATCAGTCGGCCAACGCCCTGTTGGGAATTATCAACGATATCCTTGATTTCTCGAAAATCGAGGCCGGTAAGTTTGAACTTGATATCTATAGGTGCGATCTGTATGAAATTGCATGGCAGGCCAGCGATATCACCAATTACCAGATTCACACTAAGAACCTGGAGATGCTGCTAAATCTTCAACCGGGCCTGCCAAGGTTTATATGGGCAGATGCTCTGCGGCTTAAACAGGTGCTGATCAATCTGCTGGGAAACGCGGCAAAATTTACGGCAGAAGGGGAGATCGAGCTTAAAATCGAATCCTTGCAGATTAAGGAGAATAATCATCTGCTGAGGTTCTCTGTAAGAGATACCGGGATCGGGATTGCGAAAACCAAGCAGATGAAAATTTTTGAGGCATTTTCACAGGAAGATTCCTCAACAACAAAGAAATACGGCGGTACTGGGTTAGGGTTGGCCATCTCCAATAAGCTGTTAAATATGATGGATAGCCAGCTTCGACTGGAGAGCGAGCCAGGCAAAGGAAGTACCTTTTACTTTGATGTAACCATGCAGTGCGAACAGGGAGACCAGGTTGAATGGATAGGAATGGAAAGCATCAAAAAAGTTCTGATAGTCGATGATAATGACAATAACAGGCAGATATTGGCCGAAATGCTTGCGCTTAAAAACATTTCTTCCGATCATGCAAGAAATGGTTTTGAAGCACTTCATCTGCTGGCAGAGGGACAGGCCTATGATGCCGTTTTACTCGACTACCACATGCAATACATGGACGGATTGGAAACTGCAGCTAAGATCAGGGAAAATTTTCCATCCGAGTTCGGGGAAATTCCATTGATCCTACTGCACAGTTCATCGGATGACGGAACGATTATCAAAGCCTGCAATGATCTCCGTATTGGTAACAAATTGCTAAAACCGATCAAAATGACCGATCTTTACCTCGCCCTAACCAGGATAAGGACACGCGAGACATTCGATCAGATCCGTCAGCATTCCACCTCTGTTCACACTGGGCAAAGCCCGGCATACAGATTCTTAATTATTGAGGATAACGAGGTAAATCGGTTTCTTACCCGTACCCTGCTGGAAAAAATAAACCCAAAATGTCTTATAGTAGAAGCGGAAAACGGAGCTTTGGGAGCCGCCGTTTTTCAGGACGAAGTTTTTGACCTTGTTTTTATGGATATACAAATGCCTGAAATGAACGGATATGAATGTGCCAGAAAAATAAGGTCGCGGGAGGAGGGCACAAAGGTTCCCATTATTGCCCTGACAGCGGCAAACGTGATGGGCGAAAGGGAGAAAAGTATTGAGGCTGGTATGGATGATTTTATTACCAAACCGGTTTTGGAAGAAAATATAGCGGCAATAATTGATAAATGGTTGTTCAGGACGGAAAAACCTTTTTCGGATGAAGCGATAGACCGCCCCCATTTTGATATCAACAGACTAAGGTTATATTTTGACGACGATAGCGTAAAGCTGCACGAGATTATTGGTATTGCCATAAATCAGCTACATGCTGCCCTCGGAGAGCTTGATAGGGAAATCCGGCCTGCTGATTACGAGATGGTGATTTCGTTGGCACATAAGCTCAATGGAATGTCAAGTACTGCCGGGCTAGAGAAGCTGGTGATGATCAGTGCGAAACTACAGGTCATACCTTGTTCCAATTTTGCTGCTTTCTTGCAGGCTGTGGCGGAATTAAGGGAAACTATTGCTTCCACAATTCCTGTACTGGAGAGGTATGCCGGTTAA
- a CDS encoding response regulator transcription factor has translation MRVLIAEDDELMLRTVEFRLKKDGHEVILARDGRDALQKIDQYQPDLIISDVMMPYLSGLEIVAAVRENRQTPIIILSGMGQEDIVLEAFRLGADDYLTKPFSPNELSVRIKRFAVVNRR, from the coding sequence ATGAGGGTATTAATTGCTGAAGACGATGAGTTAATGCTCAGGACAGTCGAATTTCGTTTAAAAAAAGACGGCCATGAGGTTATCCTGGCGCGTGACGGACGAGATGCGTTGCAGAAAATAGATCAATATCAACCTGACCTGATTATTTCCGATGTGATGATGCCTTACCTTTCGGGCCTGGAAATTGTAGCTGCGGTGAGAGAAAATCGCCAAACACCCATTATCATCCTTTCTGGAATGGGACAGGAGGATATCGTACTTGAAGCTTTTCGTTTAGGTGCGGACGACTATTTAACGAAGCCCTTTAGTCCTAACGAACTTTCTGTGCGGATAAAGCGGTTTGCAGTAGTTAATAGGAGATGA
- a CDS encoding glycosyltransferase family 2 protein yields MGEIRNYLRKNSFTDYGVLAGSREAPSISILAPAYNEGANIIENVRSLLSINYTNLEVIIINDGSKDDSLSKLIEVYDLYKADFFINGQIETKEVRGVYRSRKAVYRKLIVVDKQNGGKADALNVGVNVSSNDYIVCIDVDCILEQDAILKLAKPFLENTKERVIATGGVIRIANSCIVENGRLLKVKLPRQFLPRVQTLEYIRAFLLGRMAWSRLNGLLLISGAFGAFDKEIVIRCGGYNHKTVGEDMELVVRMRRYMEEKGIAHKVSFIPDPLCWTEAPSTFKILGRQRNRWTRGTIETLQMHKVIFFNPKYGLLGMISYPYWFFFEFLAPLVEFFGFIAFIVLASFGLVQWSFFLGLLLFIFSFGFLYSVFAILMEVLTYNQYKTNRNLLLLILTAFLEPLIFHPFVVWSAIKGNIDLLRKKNSWGEMTRKGFTKEKV; encoded by the coding sequence ATGGGGGAGATCCGCAATTACCTGCGTAAAAATAGTTTTACAGATTATGGCGTGCTGGCTGGTTCCAGGGAGGCGCCAAGTATCAGTATTTTAGCGCCAGCGTATAATGAGGGGGCAAACATTATCGAGAATGTGCGATCTTTATTATCCATCAATTACACTAACCTTGAAGTAATTATCATTAACGATGGGAGTAAAGATGATTCATTATCAAAGCTGATTGAAGTTTATGATCTTTATAAGGCTGACTTTTTTATTAACGGCCAGATTGAAACCAAGGAAGTTAGAGGCGTTTATAGAAGCAGAAAAGCTGTTTACAGAAAGTTAATCGTTGTTGACAAGCAAAATGGCGGAAAGGCAGACGCTTTAAACGTTGGTGTAAACGTTTCAAGCAACGATTATATTGTTTGCATCGATGTTGATTGTATCTTAGAGCAGGATGCTATTCTGAAACTGGCCAAGCCATTTTTAGAAAACACGAAAGAGCGGGTGATTGCAACGGGAGGGGTAATTCGTATTGCCAACAGCTGTATTGTGGAAAATGGGCGTTTGCTCAAAGTTAAGCTTCCCAGGCAGTTCCTGCCACGTGTTCAAACGCTGGAATATATTCGGGCCTTTTTGCTGGGTCGGATGGCCTGGAGTCGCTTAAACGGTTTGCTGCTCATATCAGGCGCTTTCGGCGCATTCGATAAAGAGATCGTGATCAGGTGCGGAGGATATAATCACAAAACAGTAGGTGAGGATATGGAGTTGGTAGTAAGAATGAGACGGTACATGGAAGAAAAGGGGATTGCGCACAAAGTGAGCTTTATCCCCGATCCGCTGTGCTGGACAGAGGCGCCATCGACGTTTAAAATACTGGGGCGACAGCGAAATCGCTGGACCCGGGGCACAATAGAAACCCTACAGATGCATAAAGTCATATTTTTTAATCCCAAATACGGCCTTTTGGGTATGATTAGTTATCCATATTGGTTTTTCTTTGAATTTTTGGCCCCTTTAGTGGAGTTTTTCGGATTTATCGCCTTTATTGTCCTTGCCAGCTTCGGATTGGTCCAATGGTCTTTCTTTCTGGGCTTATTACTTTTTATATTCAGCTTCGGATTTTTATATTCAGTTTTTGCAATATTGATGGAGGTGCTCACTTATAACCAATACAAAACGAACAGAAATCTCCTGCTTTTAATTCTTACCGCTTTTCTGGAGCCATTGATCTTCCATCCATTTGTGGTATGGTCGGCTATAAAGGGTAATATCGATCTACTGAGGAAGAAGAATTCCTGGGGAGAAATGACCAGGAAGGGATTTACAAAAGAAAAAGTTTAA
- a CDS encoding DUF3891 family protein produces the protein MIVNYCNSGWEIITQRAHGLLAGQICARWKISDQPRRWVETLTATTEHDDVFNEFVRGPLLSDSGGPLDFKMTGFDESACREMMDNAISKSRFIALLFARHISFTHGAEASAKAYLTGLKKLEKRWAREAQSSTGEVDRAYALLEFCDAFSLLICQDQIPPEERLLEIGKGPGGTSFRFFQRGQQLIVKPWPFEVDNFEVCYERLTLNEITFENDEAFRAALRNAGLELRKLIISRE, from the coding sequence TTGATTGTTAATTATTGCAACAGCGGATGGGAAATCATCACCCAAAGGGCTCATGGCCTTTTGGCCGGGCAGATCTGTGCGAGATGGAAAATCTCCGATCAGCCCCGGCGGTGGGTAGAAACCCTCACGGCTACTACGGAGCACGACGATGTTTTTAACGAGTTTGTCCGTGGTCCGCTGTTATCAGATAGCGGCGGACCCCTTGATTTCAAAATGACCGGTTTTGATGAATCGGCCTGCAGGGAAATGATGGATAATGCCATCAGTAAGAGCCGTTTTATCGCACTGCTGTTTGCAAGACATATTTCTTTTACCCATGGTGCTGAAGCCTCGGCCAAGGCTTACCTTACCGGGCTTAAAAAGCTTGAGAAGAGGTGGGCCAGGGAAGCTCAGAGCAGCACCGGCGAGGTAGACCGCGCTTATGCTTTGCTCGAATTCTGTGACGCTTTTTCACTGCTCATCTGCCAGGACCAGATTCCGCCCGAAGAGCGCCTTCTCGAAATCGGCAAAGGACCGGGCGGCACATCTTTCCGGTTTTTTCAGCGGGGGCAACAGCTTATCGTTAAACCATGGCCCTTTGAGGTCGATAATTTTGAGGTATGTTATGAGCGGCTTACGTTGAATGAAATAACTTTCGAAAACGATGAGGCATTTAGAGCGGCCCTGCGCAATGCAGGGCTTGAACTTCGAAAGCTGATCATCTCCAGGGAATGA